Proteins encoded within one genomic window of Corynebacterium aurimucosum:
- the pstS gene encoding phosphate ABC transporter substrate-binding protein PstS, whose protein sequence is MIRNFKRTAAIFGIVAATSTALVACSESNDSGSAEGGSEGSDVSGELVGDGASSQQNAMSYFQTAFSEDHPNASLSYNASGSGAGVEAFTNGQADFAGSDSALKEDEGEVEAAAERCGGNEAWHLPTTIGPVAIAYNLEGTEINLSTETLAKIFKGDITKWNDEAIAADNEGTDLPDEDITVIFRSDESGTSANFQKFLKAATGDWDTEGKQFPDAVGEGANGSAGVADQVANIKGAITYVESGFADQKEADGVQKAKIDFGHGPVELNTESVNVALENLEFKETESEHNMVVDSDALFASDDEGAYPLILTTYNIVCSAGYDEETSALVKAFFTTVLDHQDDQLASQGFIPVEGAHLDKLKAAVDALQ, encoded by the coding sequence GTGATCCGCAACTTCAAGCGCACTGCCGCTATCTTCGGCATCGTCGCCGCCACCTCCACCGCTCTCGTCGCTTGCTCCGAGTCCAACGACTCCGGCTCCGCTGAAGGCGGCTCCGAGGGCTCTGACGTCTCCGGCGAGCTCGTCGGTGACGGCGCGTCCTCCCAGCAGAATGCAATGTCTTACTTCCAGACCGCATTCTCTGAGGATCATCCGAACGCTTCCCTGTCCTACAACGCTTCCGGCTCCGGCGCTGGCGTTGAGGCCTTCACCAACGGCCAGGCCGACTTCGCTGGTTCCGACTCCGCTCTGAAGGAAGACGAAGGCGAGGTTGAGGCTGCTGCTGAGCGCTGTGGCGGCAACGAGGCATGGCACCTGCCGACCACCATCGGTCCGGTAGCTATCGCTTACAACCTCGAGGGTACCGAGATCAACCTCTCCACCGAGACCCTGGCCAAGATCTTCAAGGGTGACATCACCAAGTGGAACGACGAGGCAATCGCCGCTGACAACGAAGGCACCGACCTGCCGGACGAGGACATCACCGTCATCTTCCGCTCTGATGAGTCCGGTACCTCCGCCAACTTCCAGAAGTTCCTGAAGGCCGCTACCGGCGACTGGGACACCGAGGGCAAGCAGTTCCCGGATGCAGTTGGTGAGGGCGCCAACGGCTCCGCTGGTGTTGCTGACCAGGTTGCCAACATCAAGGGTGCTATCACCTACGTTGAGTCCGGTTTCGCTGACCAGAAGGAAGCAGACGGCGTTCAGAAGGCAAAGATCGACTTCGGCCACGGCCCGGTTGAGCTGAACACCGAGTCCGTCAACGTTGCTCTGGAGAACCTGGAGTTCAAGGAGACCGAGTCCGAGCACAACATGGTTGTTGACTCCGACGCTCTGTTCGCGTCTGACGACGAGGGCGCATACCCGCTCATCCTGACCACCTACAACATTGTTTGCTCCGCTGGTTACGATGAGGAGACCTCCGCTCTGGTTAAGGCCTTCTTCACCACCGTCCTGGATCACCAAGATGACCAGCTTGCTTCTCAGGGCTTCATCCCGGTTGAGGGTGCACACCTGGACAAGCTGAAGGCTGCTGTTGACGCTCTGCAGTAA
- the pstC gene encoding phosphate ABC transporter permease subunit PstC — MADNNLTTAPEQTELSVSAAERPSTGGSEELTKANSSSGVKRPGDRVFEFLSSASATLITVMIAAIAGFLLWRAVPALGVNDGGIMGFFTYGGRWETGDTSAMKFGIPTMFGTTVLISVFALLLAMPVALAIAIFLSNYAPARLVKPLGFLVDMLAAVPSIVYGLWGWQVLGPALSGFYSWLESWAGGFFLFTVFDNSPSFATGRNLFTGGIVLAVMILPIIAATAREVFVQTPPGQIESALALGATRWEVIRMTVLPFGMSGYIAGSMLGLGRALGETMALYMVVSPLVDFRFSLFDGGTTFAMAIALASAEFGNEMRAGAYIAAGLMLFLLTFVVNAIARTIVKKK, encoded by the coding sequence ATGGCAGACAATAATCTCACCACGGCGCCCGAGCAGACGGAGCTTTCCGTCTCCGCTGCTGAGCGGCCTTCTACCGGCGGATCCGAAGAACTTACCAAGGCTAACTCCAGCAGCGGAGTTAAGCGCCCGGGTGACCGAGTCTTCGAATTCCTTTCTTCTGCTTCGGCCACGTTGATCACCGTCATGATTGCTGCCATTGCGGGCTTCTTGCTGTGGCGTGCCGTGCCAGCCCTGGGCGTCAACGACGGTGGCATCATGGGGTTCTTCACCTACGGTGGCCGTTGGGAGACTGGCGATACTTCCGCGATGAAGTTCGGTATCCCGACCATGTTCGGCACTACGGTTCTTATCTCCGTCTTCGCCCTGCTGCTGGCTATGCCGGTTGCACTGGCGATTGCCATCTTCCTGTCTAACTACGCGCCGGCACGTCTGGTCAAGCCGCTGGGCTTCCTCGTGGACATGCTCGCTGCAGTCCCGTCCATTGTTTATGGTCTGTGGGGCTGGCAGGTCCTCGGTCCAGCTCTCTCCGGTTTCTACTCGTGGCTGGAGTCCTGGGCTGGTGGGTTCTTCCTTTTCACCGTCTTTGATAACTCGCCGTCGTTTGCTACCGGCCGTAACCTCTTCACCGGTGGCATCGTGCTGGCCGTGATGATTCTTCCGATTATCGCCGCTACGGCACGTGAGGTCTTCGTCCAAACTCCTCCTGGTCAGATTGAGTCTGCCTTGGCGCTGGGCGCAACCCGCTGGGAAGTTATCCGGATGACGGTGCTCCCCTTCGGTATGTCCGGTTACATCGCCGGCTCCATGCTCGGTCTTGGACGTGCACTGGGTGAGACCATGGCTCTGTACATGGTTGTCTCCCCGCTCGTGGACTTCCGCTTCTCGCTCTTCGACGGCGGTACGACCTTCGCCATGGCCATCGCCTTGGCATCCGCAGAGTTCGGTAATGAGATGCGCGCAGGTGCCTACATCGCCGCCGGCCTCATGCTGTTCTTGCTGACCTTCGTGGTCAACGCCATTGCCCGCACCATCGTGAAGAAGAAGTAG
- a CDS encoding LmeA family phospholipid-binding protein, translating into MTVIYLSRNLVRLAAVAGVVLTAWLADSAVAMHAEHTVAQQAKASSQLENTPNVYIGGVPFTLGALTKEIPYLEVKSSDVEVPKLGMVNASTTLRDITIRPEQLFSGELEGSPVSTYTRSINLDGVALGRMLGITDLSIANPDDMSPTGGPSAQAELTGTLPGDNTKSTATVTLRLVGPEFRMSVYGTDDERLKKAFGLVLDTRQLPLPSQATSVKLHGGSITFEVQRRNITLKTAQLSPLEIDGSEEKAVEDAAQKAQDTANQVGSAPTTPPSWRQN; encoded by the coding sequence GTGACCGTCATCTACCTCAGCCGCAACCTCGTACGTCTTGCCGCCGTCGCGGGAGTGGTCCTGACCGCATGGCTGGCGGATTCAGCAGTGGCGATGCATGCGGAACACACCGTGGCCCAGCAGGCGAAGGCCAGCTCCCAGCTGGAAAACACACCGAACGTGTATATCGGCGGCGTCCCCTTCACCCTGGGCGCGCTCACCAAGGAGATCCCCTACTTGGAGGTTAAATCTTCTGACGTGGAGGTTCCCAAGCTCGGGATGGTCAATGCCTCGACTACTCTGCGCGACATCACGATCCGCCCCGAACAACTCTTCAGCGGCGAGCTAGAAGGCTCACCGGTGTCGACTTACACGCGCAGCATCAACCTCGACGGTGTGGCCTTAGGCCGCATGCTGGGCATTACCGATCTGTCCATTGCCAATCCCGATGACATGTCTCCCACCGGCGGCCCCTCGGCCCAAGCTGAGCTCACCGGCACGCTACCAGGAGACAACACCAAGTCCACCGCGACGGTAACGCTGCGCCTCGTGGGCCCGGAATTTCGTATGAGCGTCTACGGAACCGATGATGAACGCCTCAAGAAGGCTTTCGGTTTGGTCTTGGATACCCGCCAGCTCCCCCTGCCTTCACAGGCCACATCCGTAAAACTGCACGGCGGCTCCATCACCTTCGAGGTGCAGCGCCGCAACATCACGTTGAAGACCGCGCAGCTCTCACCGCTGGAGATCGACGGCTCAGAAGAAAAGGCCGTCGAGGATGCAGCGCAGAAGGCACAAGACACGGCCAACCAAGTGGGTAGCGCACCAACGACTCCGCCGAGCTGGCGCCAGAACTAG
- the mshD gene encoding mycothiol synthase — protein MNIETNTVPQNLDLAQRVEELAAAAETHDGVAPFSEQFLIGLRDDRLGHRHLLSIEGDEVLGVAALDGQTVELFVGVEHRGRGVGQALVDALPASPQIWAHGNLPAAQALAKRNEMDVVRRLLVMAIEGQDLRAAEEASAAVDGLEIHTYTESVERFGREHVEAEWVRTNNESFSWHPEQGGWDLERLHRGMEAEWFDPADVLFLWDSHGGAHSAPAMAGFHWLKWHAEGTPAFGEVYVVGLGEDYRGRGLGGPLLTAGLQRMVEKGADKVILYVEADNDPAVKAYERLGFTIAEEHCVWAKSD, from the coding sequence ATGAATATAGAGACTAATACTGTGCCGCAGAATCTAGATCTCGCGCAGCGCGTGGAGGAACTTGCTGCAGCGGCCGAAACACACGATGGTGTTGCGCCTTTCTCAGAACAGTTTCTTATCGGGCTGCGGGATGACCGCCTGGGCCACCGCCATCTGCTCTCTATCGAGGGCGACGAGGTGCTCGGTGTGGCTGCCCTCGACGGGCAGACAGTGGAGCTCTTTGTCGGTGTGGAACACCGTGGGCGAGGGGTAGGGCAGGCGCTTGTCGACGCCCTCCCGGCATCCCCCCAGATCTGGGCGCATGGCAACCTCCCGGCCGCCCAGGCGCTGGCGAAACGTAATGAGATGGATGTCGTGAGGCGCCTGCTCGTCATGGCTATTGAGGGCCAGGACCTACGCGCAGCGGAGGAAGCGTCCGCAGCGGTCGACGGCCTAGAGATTCACACGTACACCGAGTCGGTGGAGCGCTTCGGACGTGAACATGTCGAGGCGGAATGGGTTCGCACCAACAACGAGTCTTTTTCCTGGCATCCGGAGCAAGGGGGCTGGGACCTGGAGCGTCTGCATCGCGGGATGGAAGCCGAATGGTTTGATCCCGCCGACGTGCTATTCCTGTGGGATTCGCACGGTGGTGCGCACAGTGCCCCAGCAATGGCCGGTTTCCACTGGCTGAAATGGCATGCCGAGGGCACCCCAGCCTTTGGTGAGGTCTATGTTGTGGGGCTGGGTGAGGACTACCGCGGGCGTGGGCTCGGTGGGCCACTGCTCACTGCGGGGCTGCAGCGCATGGTGGAAAAAGGCGCGGACAAGGTCATTTTATATGTCGAGGCGGACAACGATCCTGCAGTAAAGGCCTATGAGCGTTTGGGTTTCACCATTGCAGAGGAACACTGCGTCTGGGCGAAAAGTGACTAG